The DNA segment CGTGCGACGCGGCCCTGTCGATCGCCGAGACCATCGGCCGGGAGATGACCTACCGCCAGGGCGTCACCGGCGTGCACTCGACGGCGACCGAGTCGTGGACCGCCCGCGAGGGCGTCTGCCAGGACATCACCCACATCGTCCTGGGCGCGCTGCGCTCGACGGGCATCCCCGCGCGCTACGTCTCCGGCTACCTGCACCCCAAGCCGAACGCGGCGATCGGCGAGACCGTCGTCGGCGAGTCGCACGCCTGGGTCGAGTGGTTCTGCGGCGGCGCCTGGCGCGGCTACGACCCGACCAACCTGATCGACATCGGCGACCGCCACGTGATCGTCGGCCGAGGCCGCGACTACAACGACATCGCGCCTCTCCGCGGCGTCTACGCCGGGCCGCACTCCTCGAAGCTGTTCGTCCGGGTGGAGATCACGCGCGAGGCGTGAGGGCGGGGGTCGTCACGAGGGCGACCTCCTCCTGGGCGGCGGGCTCGCCGGCGCGGGCGCGGCGGCGGGTGCGCAGGTACCAGCCGAGGCCGACGCCGAAGGCGAGGGCTCCGGAGGCGGCGCCGACCAGCATCGCCCAGCGCGGGCCGTAGGCGTTCGCGACCCAGCCGATCAGCGGGGCGCCGATCGGGGTGCCGCCCATGAAGATCGCCATGTAGAGCGCCATCACCCGGCCGCGCATCTCCGGCGTGGTCGAGAGCTGGACGTAGCCGTTGGCCGAGGTCATCAGCGTCTGCGCGGCGATGCCGACGAAGGGCAGCAGGATCGCGAAGGCCCAGACGGTCGGCATCAGGCCGGCGAGGGCGAGCGCGACACCGAAGGCAGCGGCGGCGCCGACGATCAGGCGCAGTCGCGGGCGGTCGCGACGGGCCGAGAGCAGGGCGCCGACGACCGAGCCGACGGCGATGGCGGAGGAGAGCAGGCCGAACTCGCTGGCACCCATGTCGAACTCGACCGTCGCCATCGTCGACGCGAAGATCGGGAAGTTGAGGCCGAAGGTGCCGATCAGGAAGACGATCGAGAGCACGACCAGGATGTCCGGCCGCCGCGAGACGTAGCGGAAGCCCTCGAGCAGCGCGCCGGGGCCGCGGGTCGCGCGCGGGGCGGAGCGCAGCTGCTCCCGGTGCAGGAAGCGCAGCGAGACCAGCACCGCGATGAAGCTCGCCGCGTTGAGGAGGAAGACCCAGCCGGAGCCGA comes from the Rathayibacter festucae DSM 15932 genome and includes:
- a CDS encoding transglutaminase family protein, whose translation is MSRLRITHTTGFTYRGDVVASYNEARMLPASSDGQLVLSSNLVIRPVTSAHTYTDYWGTRVSSFDVLDPHQELSLTATSLVEIRPKAHPDHPVGWEQLDDQVQTLTEYVEQLKQTNRTAPPEDLVELARRLADAAEGPCDAALSIAETIGREMTYRQGVTGVHSTATESWTAREGVCQDITHIVLGALRSTGIPARYVSGYLHPKPNAAIGETVVGESHAWVEWFCGGAWRGYDPTNLIDIGDRHVIVGRGRDYNDIAPLRGVYAGPHSSKLFVRVEITREA
- a CDS encoding MFS transporter, with protein sequence MSAMFRSLAVPNYRIWFAGAMVSNIGTWMQRTAQDWIVINDLTDHDATALGVTMALQFGPQLLMVPFSGFIADRFDRRKLLMATQAAMAVLGLALGLIVVTGIVQLWMVYVFALLLGFAAAIDAPVRQTFVSALVEERDLSNAVSLNSASFNSARMIGPALAGVLIAAVGSGWVFLLNAASFIAVLVSLRFLHREQLRSAPRATRGPGALLEGFRYVSRRPDILVVLSIVFLIGTFGLNFPIFASTMATVEFDMGASEFGLLSSAIAVGSVVGALLSARRDRPRLRLIVGAAAAFGVALALAGLMPTVWAFAILLPFVGIAAQTLMTSANGYVQLSTTPEMRGRVMALYMAIFMGGTPIGAPLIGWVANAYGPRWAMLVGAASGALAFGVGLGWYLRTRRRARAGEPAAQEEVALVTTPALTPRA